From the genome of Candidatus Zixiibacteriota bacterium, one region includes:
- a CDS encoding ferritin family protein — protein MPDRDLIHELLEPLRTALQMETEGRQLFLEAARRASGRHARQTFEFLAAEEERHIERIREFYASIEDKGSAAAAEIPPSDPGKRLLEFNDQLANLRDEIKPTLSDIEAFRFAIRFENGAEEFYRKQIETTPSDKARDFYRWLVGEEEIHAQVLGSCLEFAEDPAAWFRRHGRSK, from the coding sequence ATGCCTGACCGAGATCTTATACATGAACTCCTGGAGCCGCTGCGGACCGCGCTCCAGATGGAAACCGAGGGGCGGCAGTTATTTCTCGAGGCGGCGCGGCGCGCGTCGGGGCGACACGCCCGCCAGACTTTCGAGTTTCTCGCCGCTGAGGAAGAAAGACATATTGAGCGCATCCGCGAGTTCTATGCGTCCATAGAGGACAAGGGAAGCGCCGCGGCCGCCGAAATTCCGCCCTCCGATCCGGGCAAGCGGTTGCTCGAATTTAATGATCAGCTGGCGAACCTCCGCGACGAGATCAAACCGACTTTGTCTGATATCGAGGCCTTTCGCTTCGCTATCAGGTTCGAAAACGGCGCCGAGGAATTCTACCGCAAGCAGATCGAAACGACCCCCAGCGACAAGGCCCGTGACTTCTATCGCTGGCTGGTGGGCGAGGAGGAAATCCACGCCCAGGTGCTTGGCTCCTGTCTCGAATTTGCCGAGGATCCTGCCGCTTGGTTTCGCCGCCACGGGCGTTCCAAATAA
- a CDS encoding dipeptidase, whose protein sequence is MTPVEYLQQTEAKRLDELFQLLKFPSVSAKSEHKPDMIACADWLAGHLRDIGFNSEACPTGGHPLVYADYMVGPKAPTVLYYGHYDVQPPEPFDLWKSPPFEPVIRDGYVWARGSADNKGQLFIHVKGLEAVLKATRSLPINVKLLFEGEEEVHSAHLPAWIRKNRKKLKADIAVVSDTAMFSPTLPAVTFGLRGIAAAELFVYGPARDVHSGSFGGAIANPANILCELAAKLHDKNSRVTIPGFYDGVKPLSAWERAQFKKLPFSQTKYLKSLGIPALHGEKGFTTYERSWSRPTLDINGITSGYQGEGAKTIIPSYASCKITMRLVPGQDPMDICNKLEKYIMRIAPRSVKVKVHKHGGARAVVVPHEGPWLDAAARAIKAGFGKAPVFMKEGGSIPIVGDFKNILGLDTLLIGFCQNDDNIHSPNERFKLRDFQRGCLTAAALPFELAGVKA, encoded by the coding sequence ATGACGCCTGTCGAATATCTTCAACAAACCGAAGCCAAACGGCTGGACGAACTCTTCCAGTTACTCAAGTTCCCGTCGGTCTCCGCGAAAAGCGAACACAAGCCGGACATGATCGCCTGCGCCGACTGGCTGGCGGGGCATCTGCGCGATATCGGATTCAACTCCGAGGCCTGTCCCACCGGCGGACACCCCCTGGTTTACGCAGACTACATGGTGGGTCCGAAGGCGCCGACCGTGCTATACTACGGGCACTACGACGTTCAGCCCCCGGAGCCATTCGATCTGTGGAAATCACCGCCGTTCGAACCGGTGATTCGCGACGGTTATGTCTGGGCACGGGGCTCGGCTGACAACAAAGGCCAGTTGTTCATTCATGTCAAAGGTCTTGAGGCGGTCCTCAAGGCTACCAGAAGTCTGCCTATCAATGTGAAGCTGCTGTTCGAGGGTGAGGAAGAGGTTCACTCGGCGCACTTGCCGGCATGGATACGCAAGAACCGCAAGAAACTTAAAGCCGATATCGCCGTGGTCTCGGACACCGCCATGTTCAGCCCCACGCTGCCGGCCGTAACTTTCGGTCTTCGCGGTATCGCCGCCGCCGAGCTGTTTGTCTACGGCCCGGCGCGCGATGTTCACTCCGGCTCTTTCGGCGGCGCGATCGCCAATCCGGCCAATATCCTGTGTGAACTGGCCGCCAAACTCCACGACAAAAACAGCCGGGTGACCATTCCCGGCTTCTACGACGGCGTTAAACCGCTTTCCGCGTGGGAGCGGGCACAGTTCAAGAAGCTGCCGTTCAGCCAGACAAAGTATCTCAAATCGCTCGGAATCCCGGCGCTCCACGGAGAGAAGGGGTTTACAACTTACGAGCGGTCGTGGTCACGCCCGACTCTCGACATAAACGGGATAACCAGCGGCTACCAGGGCGAGGGCGCAAAGACGATTATCCCGTCGTATGCCTCCTGCAAGATCACCATGCGGCTCGTGCCGGGACAGGATCCGATGGATATCTGCAACAAGCTGGAGAAATACATTATGAGGATCGCCCCCAGGTCGGTCAAAGTCAAAGTCCACAAGCACGGCGGGGCGAGAGCCGTAGTTGTTCCCCACGAGGGGCCCTGGCTCGATGCCGCGGCGCGGGCGATCAAGGCCGGATTCGGCAAAGCGCCGGTGTTCATGAAGGAAGGCGGCTCGATTCCCATTGTAGGCGATTTCAAAAATATCCTCGGTCTCGATACGCTGCTGATCGGCTTTTGCCAGAACGACGACAACATCCATTCGCCCAATGAGCGCTTCAAACTGCGCGATTTCCAACGGGGCT